A window of Chloroflexota bacterium genomic DNA:
GGTCTCCTGCTCAAAATCCCCCCACCAATCCTCCTCATCCTTGACCTCCCGCCACAAATCCTCTAACTTGAGTTGGGTCAGGTCTTTGACCTGTACCATGGGGCGTCCTCCTTTCTAAGATATCTTTCTCTTATCTCTAGAAGGATACGCCCCCCTCTTTTTACACACAATATGTTACGCTACCTCTAGGGGCACACTTGTGGCCAAGCCGAGGCTGGGGGTGGTATAATTCATACTGCGTCAAGTCATTAGGCATAGCTGAGTGGATTGGAGGTAGACGATGGGAAAGAAAAACTGTGCTGTTTGCCAGTGTTGTGGTAGAAGGGCAGAATACACCGACTGCTCCAAGGGATGTACTCCGCCTGACGATGCCCGTTGCGAAATGTTGAAGGGTTGGTTATCGGTTTCTCGCTGGAAAGGCACGGGCAACGTTGACCACTACGACTTTTGCTCCTTGATTTGCCTTCAAGAGTGGGCAGATGCCCAAGTTCCTAAAATTCCCCAAGCATTTCTAAAGGAATTTGAAGAGGACTGAGTAGAGGTAGTCATAGCCCGGCCAGCCGATTTAGAGAGTGGATACCTATAGCCTAGCTGATTATGTCCAGGCGTTTGTCTTATGTGGGCAAAGCTAAGTAGAATAACCTATTGCGTAAGGAGGCCCAATGAAAAAGCTGCAAGCCTTGCTAAGCTTGGTAATGGTGCTGGCTGTCATCAGTGGCATCGGTGTCCTTGCAGGGCCATCACCCGTTGCAGCTACTATTAACGCGCCACCGACTTTTGATGGCCTAGCTTCAGTCACATTTACTACGTCCGATAATGTCTATCACCTGAGCTGGTTGGCGGCTACAGATGATCATACCCCGCAGTCGGAAATCACATACCGCATCTTCGCGTCAACGGCGCCCGAGGTATCCAGCTATGACTTCAGCACTTCTATCGCCTCTACTGTTGGGGCAACTTCGCTTGACATCACAGGTCTAGACTCACCACAGCGGTATTTCTTTATTGTCCGGGCTGTTGACGAACAGGGACTCAGTGACGGAAACATCAGACAGCAGGCAACACGTTCTCTGTATTTGCAGAACGCCACCAACTTCAGAGACCTTGGTGGCTACACCAGCAAGTGGGGCATCCAAGTCAAGTGGGGCAGGATTTACCGTTCCAATAACCTCGTCACACTAACCGATGACGATCTGGCCAGGGTCAACAGCCTCGGCTGGCACAGGATGGTGGACATGAGACTAGACTACGATATTTCCAGAGACGGTGGAATGGATAGGACCTATGCCGGGAGTGAGACCAAGTACGATATGTTACCTTTCAACTACGGTGATCCATACCTTAAGAGCCTGGTTCCGCCAGGCCCACCTATTCCGGCGACGTGGCCCCTGAGTTGGGACCTGTCACAGGTGGACTGGGATAACTGGTACATCAACATCATGGAGCAGAACAGGGAAGGCATCAAGGATATCTTCGACCGCTTCACCGACCCCTCCCAGTATCCCATAGTGTTGCACTGCACTCAGGGCAAGGATCGAGCAGGGGTGGTCAGCGCTCTTCTGCTTTCGCTGCTTGACGTTCCTAAAGCTACGATAGTGCAGGACTACATGCTGACGCACGACTATACCCTGGCAGATATCAATGCGAAACTGGGACAGATAGAGACCATGATGAGCGCGTTCCCGTCTATGTTCCCTCCTGAGGTGACCTTGGCGGACTGGCAGAAAATGGTAGACTGCTATCAGCCAGCTATGGAGAATCTGTTGAGCTACCTGGACACTCAATACGGTGGAGTCGGGGGCTTTCTGAGCCAGATAGGCGTTGACGAAATAGAGCAACTGGAGATCATGTCCCTTAATCTCGAGTATCCCACGGTAACCGGTGTAAGCCCTGCCTCTGGCAACCGGGGGCAGGCCATGACCGGTGTAACTATCACTGGCGCTAACTTCGCTGGAGCCACAGCCGTGAGCTTTGGCACCAGCATAAGCACGGACAGCTTCACTGTGGATAGCTCAACCCAAATAACGGCTAACATCACCATTGATGGCCTTGCCGCTATCGGTTCCAGGAATGTCTCTGTCACTATACCAGGTGGCACTGGAACCAGGACCGGCGGCTTCTCAGTGACAGCTCCTCCTGCTCCCACAGTAATCGGAGTTAGCCCCGACTCTGGCAAGCAGGGACAGACCATGGATGTGACCATCACTGGCAGCGGGTTCGACGGCGATGTCTATGGCACCACAGCGCGAGCCCACGACGTCACCACGCTGAGCTTTGGCTCAGGGATAACCATCAACAGCTTCACATTGGATAGTTCTGACCAGATAACTGTCAATATCGCAATCAGCAGTTCGGCCGCTAGTGGTGTCAGAGATGTCTCAGTGACTACCCCAGGAGGCACTGCCATCCAGACTGGCGGTTTCACTGTCAACGAGAGCAAGAAAGGACAACCCGCCTGGGTTTGGATTGCCACCGGGGTCGGTGTGCTTGCTGTTATCGTGGTGGGTGCTTTGGTTGTGCGTCGAGCAGCCCGGCGGCGAGCTTAGTTCTTTCCTGCCGCCCCTGCACCACCATTTCCTATTGCCCAGCATTTGCTTGTTTCGTCTGCTTGCACCAACCGGCCAGTTGTTAGACGCCTCTTGGATGAATCACCTATTTATCTTTTCCCTGTAACGGCGGGCTATATCAATAGCTACCTCTGTGACTTCAACCGCACTCTCGCCCAGTACCAAGAACAGCGGTTCCTTTCCCCAGCCAGCTCCCTCGTAGAATAGTCGAGGCATTACCCCATATTTTTCAAACAGTTGTTTGACCTTCCAGGGCATGGAACCGCCGTCTCGCCCGGCGACCTCTTCCGGCTCCTCAGCCCGATCCACCGCGCCCAAGACAAGTCCCTTCTCCCTGCAGTACTGCTGAACAACTTCAATTATCTCCTGGTCGCATTTGAAATTGATAACGGCATTGATTTCGGGATCGTATTTGCGAACCTGCAGTAGCCGTCTGGCCAGATGATCCGATGCCCCCCAGCCCGGCATGCCTGCAGCCTGAGGGCGGCCGCGCACAGCCGTTACTCTACCTTCCACCGCAGCCACATCCTCGGGGGTCTGGGCCCCACGTAGGGCATACGCCAGATTGACCCTCACCTCAGGTATGAGACAGGCAAACTCTGGGCAATTCTCTAACATCTGCAAAGCTGTTACCAGGTTACCCAGAACCGCTTCAGCCTCGGCCGTGTCGCTCATTTCCATCCTTGAGCTTTCCTCAGTATATCGGATGACAGTTCGGCCACCTGTTTACCGGAGATAAGCATGCCACCGAAGATGGCACCCATTCGCGGGTAACCAAAGACAGCGTTGATCGCCATGCCAGCTACCAGTAGGCCGGGAAATACCTGTTTGGCTTCGGCGACAAGTTCTCTCTCCCCCACCTCAGCCCACATCGGTTTCTCGCCGATAACATTACCAGTCTCTGTTTCTAGTCTATTGCCGATTTTGCGGGTAACTATACGGCACACTTCGGCATCGTGTCCGGTAGCATCTATTACCAGCTTGGATCTTATCGCCAGCGGGTCAACGTGCAGATTCGCCAAAGACACTGCGCTCCAGTTCAATACCAGGCCGGTTATCCTGTCATTTTCTCGAATCATTACATCTTCCACGGAAATCAAGTTGAAGATGCGAGCACCGGCCTTCACGCACCGGTAGCAAAGAGCGGAGACAGCCTCTATAGCGTCAGCTACATAATATCCCTCCTGATATTCTGTAGCTGTTATCCCAAATTCATCCAGAATGTGTTTGGCTTCATTCTGAACCACGATCTTGTTAAACATCATACCGCCACCCCACATACCACCACCCACACTCAGTCTCCTTTCATAGATGACCGTCTTGACCCCCTCCTTAGCCAAATAGTACCCGGCGGCTAGACCCGACGGACCAGCACCAACTATGGCTACATCTGCTTCCATGAACTCCAGAAATTCCTTTGTGTAGCTCTCTGTTATTGCTTTGGAAATGGTTACCTCATCCACTTTAGATACCTCACAGACTCTATTCTTTTCTCTGAAGAGCGACTGGGGAAAAGTACGCCAGCAAGGGGCTTGCTTATCTTGTCAAAAAGCGATATCCCCCTCCCCTTAGCTGCGATCCCCTCCAGCGTTAAGTAAGTAAAGAAAAAACCAGAAGTTAGGAAATACTGAAGCCTTCTGGTTTCAACTCTTTCGACTTCCCTACGCTCGAATTACCGAGATCAGGTTCAAAGGGTCGTCCTTCCTTGAAGGGAAGGACTCTCAGCCGTCCAGCTCCCCTAGATATATTCAGTTTCTCCTATTGTGTTACATTCGGGCCAACGATGTCAATGTAGACACCTTTCAGTAACATTCCGACGCAACGCCCAGTTATAGCCCCCAGCGAGCAAATCGCGACAACAATGGTGTTTCCCTGGGGCAGTGTTTCAAAATAGTTTTGGCCCTTCCCCTTCATATATGCGGGATCGGCGATGTGCTCCACATCTGTTGACTGTGCTAAAATTAGACCTCATCGTCAGGCAGACGTGAGAAGATAGCATGAAAGCCCAGGTTCTGAAGAACATCTCGCCAGTTGAAGACCGGCCTTTGGAGTTGGTGAACCTGCCAGTCCCTCGGCCGAAAGCCAGAGAAGTTCTGGTGAAAATCTCGGTCTGCGGGGTCTGCCACACGGAGTTGGATGAGATTGAAGGACGGCTTCAGCCAAAGCTGCCCGTCGTCCTGGGGCATGAAATCGTGGGAACAGTAGAAGCTCTGGGCCCGCAGGCAGCCAGATGGAGGATCGGGGATCGGGTGGGAATCGCCTGGATCAACTCGGCTTGTGGCCGGTGCCACTTCTGCCAGGAAGGAAATGAAAATCTGTGTCCTGAGTTCAAAGGCACCGGGTGTCACGCCGACGGGGGCTATGCCCAGTAT
This region includes:
- a CDS encoding thiazole biosynthesis protein, whose product is MDEVTISKAITESYTKEFLEFMEADVAIVGAGPSGLAAGYYLAKEGVKTVIYERRLSVGGGMWGGGMMFNKIVVQNEAKHILDEFGITATEYQEGYYVADAIEAVSALCYRCVKAGARIFNLISVEDVMIRENDRITGLVLNWSAVSLANLHVDPLAIRSKLVIDATGHDAEVCRIVTRKIGNRLETETGNVIGEKPMWAEVGERELVAEAKQVFPGLLVAGMAINAVFGYPRMGAIFGGMLISGKQVAELSSDILRKAQGWK
- a CDS encoding phosphomethylpyrimidine kinase; the encoded protein is MEMSDTAEAEAVLGNLVTALQMLENCPEFACLIPEVRVNLAYALRGAQTPEDVAAVEGRVTAVRGRPQAAGMPGWGASDHLARRLLQVRKYDPEINAVINFKCDQEIIEVVQQYCREKGLVLGAVDRAEEPEEVAGRDGGSMPWKVKQLFEKYGVMPRLFYEGAGWGKEPLFLVLGESAVEVTEVAIDIARRYREKINR